In Phreatobacter aquaticus, a single genomic region encodes these proteins:
- a CDS encoding glycosyltransferase family 2 protein, producing MVLGKLSDGIARSRRIRSSTRKIAGGGDGFHTSTTWRVDPPASQSERPDTYRALISHLGAATGRDRLLGMHCLPCGGIEMSLLASGRSRRRRAFSASDHDAMSAFVGASTNTVILCTRDLSKADAGMSHLGRLAAWYEQGAMVIRAGRETPAGHGRPRRSAIQFHNRRLGEQLPPPLFVGSCNPGVTGRHARPIVAINDPIIDWQILHPPSLARRPLAIMATYNEADIVAESVQDLLEQGCEVAVMDNWSTDRTWDILRDLVLRRGPDVSIERFPDRVRPAFGEWRAILARKAELARAHPGRWILHVDADEFRRAPFPGLTLAEGLAIASGAGATRVGFTLTNFRPIRGPQRHIRSVRSRLRHFEFGDRPGHYLQSKAWLQGFERVDLETSGGHRADFPGARDFGYKFLLQHYPIRSPAHGARKVLRDRQTRWSPHELNVLGWHHHYDHHTESSDFLWDADDLHAFDRHFWREHGLAVLTGLTGRHEVSRGA from the coding sequence ATGGTGCTTGGCAAGCTCTCAGACGGAATCGCACGATCCAGAAGGATCCGCTCATCGACACGCAAGATTGCCGGCGGCGGCGACGGGTTCCACACCAGCACGACCTGGCGCGTCGATCCGCCGGCCAGCCAATCGGAAAGGCCTGATACCTACCGTGCGTTGATCTCGCATCTTGGCGCAGCGACCGGGCGTGATCGCCTGCTTGGCATGCACTGTCTCCCGTGCGGCGGTATCGAGATGAGCCTCCTCGCATCAGGCCGGTCGCGTCGGCGCCGCGCCTTTTCAGCCTCGGATCACGACGCCATGAGCGCTTTCGTGGGCGCGTCAACCAACACGGTGATCCTCTGCACGCGTGATCTGTCAAAGGCCGATGCGGGGATGAGCCATCTTGGCCGCCTGGCGGCCTGGTATGAGCAAGGCGCCATGGTCATTCGTGCAGGCCGCGAGACGCCCGCGGGCCATGGCAGGCCTCGCCGGTCCGCAATTCAGTTCCACAATCGGCGCCTCGGCGAACAGCTACCGCCGCCCCTCTTTGTCGGCTCGTGCAATCCCGGTGTCACCGGACGGCATGCGCGCCCTATCGTGGCCATCAACGACCCCATCATCGACTGGCAAATCCTGCATCCGCCGTCTCTTGCCCGCCGGCCACTGGCCATCATGGCGACCTATAATGAAGCGGATATCGTGGCCGAGTCCGTCCAGGACCTTCTCGAACAGGGCTGCGAGGTCGCGGTCATGGACAATTGGTCAACGGATCGCACCTGGGACATCCTTCGCGATCTTGTATTGCGGCGTGGTCCAGACGTCTCCATCGAACGGTTTCCCGACCGTGTCCGGCCAGCCTTCGGCGAATGGCGCGCCATTCTGGCCCGCAAGGCCGAACTGGCACGGGCACATCCCGGCCGCTGGATTCTCCACGTGGATGCCGACGAGTTTCGGCGCGCACCGTTCCCGGGGCTGACACTTGCCGAAGGCCTCGCAATTGCGAGTGGGGCCGGCGCCACACGTGTTGGCTTCACACTAACGAACTTCCGTCCCATCCGTGGCCCTCAAAGACACATCAGATCGGTCAGATCCCGACTGCGACATTTCGAGTTTGGCGACAGACCTGGGCATTATCTGCAGAGCAAGGCATGGCTGCAGGGCTTTGAGCGCGTCGACCTTGAAACGAGCGGCGGCCACCGAGCCGACTTCCCCGGGGCGCGGGACTTCGGCTACAAATTCCTGCTTCAGCACTACCCGATCAGGTCGCCTGCTCACGGAGCACGCAAGGTGCTACGTGACCGGCAAACACGGTGGTCGCCCCATGAACTGAACGTTCTCGGCTGGCATCACCACTATGACCATCACACCGAGAGCTCGGATTTTCTCTGGGATGCCGACGATCTGCATGCTTTCGATCGGCACTTCTGGCGCGAACACGGTCTTGCGGTCCTGACCGGCCTCACGGGCCGGCATGAGGTCAGTCGTGGCGCATAA
- a CDS encoding cold-shock protein has protein sequence MATGIVKWFNPQKGYGFIQPDDGGKDVFVHVSAVQRAGLNDLREGEKVSYELATDRRTGKQSADELKLA, from the coding sequence ATGGCGACCGGGATAGTGAAGTGGTTCAATCCCCAGAAGGGCTATGGGTTCATCCAGCCCGATGACGGCGGCAAGGACGTGTTTGTCCATGTCTCCGCGGTGCAGCGTGCCGGCCTGAACGACCTGCGCGAAGGCGAGAAGGTGAGCTACGAGCTGGCAACCGACCGTCGCACGGGCAAGCAGTCGGCCGACGAGCTCAAGCTCGCCTGA
- a CDS encoding DEAD/DEAH box helicase: MTFADLGLAEPLLRALRDAGFTQPTPIQAKAIPHLLEDHDLIGIAQTGTGKTAAFALPILQHLMEDTTRVAPKSVRALVLAPTRELALQIGESITKMAKYTKIRHTVIFGGVGQNPQVQAIARGMDIVVATPGRLLDLINQGAVKLDTVTHLVLDEADRMLDMGFIRDVTKIIAKLPEQRQSLLFSATMPTAVAKLAKTILWEPMRVEVTPEVVTVEAIEQHVYHVPTASKRDLLENLLADPALARVVVFTRTKHGANRLAEQLGKSGFSADAIHGNKSQGARQRALAAFKSGEVRILVATDLFARGIDVAEVTHVVNYDLPNEPESYVHRIGRTGRAGRTGIAFAFCDPSEKTFLKDIERLTRVAMSVARTPGLPQPRREAPRPPQPQRRPQPRRRAA, encoded by the coding sequence ATGACTTTTGCGGATCTCGGCCTTGCCGAGCCGCTCCTGCGCGCCCTCCGCGACGCAGGCTTCACGCAGCCGACGCCGATCCAGGCGAAGGCCATCCCCCACCTCCTCGAAGATCACGACCTGATCGGTATTGCACAGACCGGAACCGGCAAAACCGCCGCTTTCGCCCTGCCGATCCTGCAGCACCTCATGGAAGACACGACCCGTGTCGCGCCAAAGAGCGTGCGTGCCCTCGTGCTCGCCCCGACCCGCGAACTCGCCCTGCAGATTGGTGAGAGCATCACCAAGATGGCGAAATATACCAAGATCCGCCACACGGTGATCTTCGGTGGCGTCGGCCAGAACCCGCAGGTTCAGGCCATTGCGCGCGGCATGGACATTGTTGTCGCAACGCCCGGCCGCCTGCTCGATCTGATCAACCAGGGCGCCGTCAAGCTCGACACGGTCACGCATCTCGTCCTGGACGAAGCCGACCGCATGCTCGACATGGGCTTCATTCGCGATGTCACCAAGATCATCGCCAAGCTGCCCGAGCAGCGCCAGTCGCTGTTGTTCTCGGCCACCATGCCGACCGCCGTTGCCAAGCTCGCCAAGACCATTCTCTGGGAGCCCATGCGCGTCGAGGTGACACCTGAAGTCGTCACCGTCGAGGCGATCGAGCAGCACGTCTATCATGTGCCGACCGCGTCCAAGCGGGACCTCCTGGAAAACCTGCTGGCCGACCCGGCGCTGGCCCGCGTGGTGGTGTTCACCCGCACCAAGCACGGCGCCAACCGGCTGGCCGAACAGCTGGGCAAGTCCGGTTTCTCGGCCGATGCCATCCACGGCAACAAGAGCCAGGGCGCCCGCCAGCGTGCGCTGGCCGCGTTCAAGTCGGGCGAAGTCCGGATCCTGGTCGCAACGGACCTGTTCGCTCGCGGCATCGACGTGGCCGAGGTCACCCATGTGGTGAACTACGACCTGCCCAACGAGCCCGAGAGCTATGTCCACCGGATCGGCCGGACCGGCCGGGCCGGCCGGACCGGTATCGCTTTCGCTTTCTGCGATCCGAGCGAGAAGACCTTCCTCAAGGATATCGAGCGCCTGACACGCGTTGCCATGTCGGTCGCCAGAACCCCCGGCCTGCCGCAGCCGCGCCGTGAAGCGCCGCGCCCGCCGCAGCCGCAAAGGCGTCCCCAGCCCCGCCGACGGGCTGCGTGA